Proteins encoded in a region of the Podarcis muralis chromosome 2, rPodMur119.hap1.1, whole genome shotgun sequence genome:
- the LOC114592114 gene encoding pantothenate kinase 3, with product MKIKDAKKPSFPWFGMDIGGTLVKLAYFEPIDITAEEEQEEVESLKSIRKYLTSNVAYGSTGIRDVHLELKDLILFGRKGNLHFIRFPTHDLPTFIQMGRSKNFSTLHTVLCATGGGAYKFEEDFRTIGDLQLHKLDELDCLVKGLLYIDSVSFNGQAECYYFENASEPERCQKMPFNLDDPYPLLVVNIGSGVSILAVHSRDNYKRVTGTSLGGGTFLGLCSLLTGCESFEEALEMASKGESTHADKLVRDIYGGDYERFGLPGWAVASSFGNMIYKEKRESVSKEDLARATLVTITNNIGSIARMCAVNEKINRVVFVGNFLRVNTLSMKLLAYALDYWSKGQLKALFLEHEGYFGAVGALLGLPNFS from the exons ATGAAGATCAAAGATGCCAAGAAGCCGT CTTTCCCATGGTTTGGTATGGACATTGGAGGAACCCTCGTGAAACTTGCATATTTTGAACCTATCGATATCACTGCAGAAGAAGAGCAGGAAGAAGTTGAAAGCTTGAAAAGTATTCGCAAATATTTGACATCAAACGTAGCCTATGGGTCCACTGGTATTCGGGATGTCCACCTTGAACTCAAGGACTTGATACTTTTTGGGCGAAAGGGAAACTTGCACTTTATCCGATTCCCAACCCATGATCTGCCTACTTTTATTCAAATGGGAAGAAGTAAAAACTTCTCAACGCTGCATACGGTGCTCTGTGCCACTGGCGGTGGTGCCTATAAGTTTGAAGAAGATTTTCGCACA ATTGGAGACCTCCAGCTGCACAAACTGGATGAACTTGACTGCCTTGTCAAAGGCTTGCTGTACATAGATTCTGTCAGTTTTAATGGCCAGGCAGAGTGCTACTATTTTGAAAACGCATCAGAACCTGAAAGATGCCAAAAGATGCCTTTTAACCTGGATGATCCATACCCGTTGCTGGTTGTAAACATTGGTTCAGGAGTCAGTATTTTAGCTGTCCATTCCAGAGACAACTATAAGAGAGTAACTGGAACAAG TCTAGGTGGTGGGACCTTTCTTGGCTTGTGCAGCTTGCTGACTGGATGTGAAAGTTTTGAAGAAGCTCTAGAAATGGCATCTAAAGGGGAAAGTACACATGCCGACAAGCTAGTCCGGGATATTTATGGAGGAGATTATGAACGGTTTGGCTTGCCAGGGTGGGCAGTGGCATCTAG CTTCGGGAATATGATCTACAAGGAAAAGCGGGAATCTGTTAGTAAGGAAGACCTGGCTAGAGCTACACTGGTTACTATCACCAATAATATCGGATCTATAGCACGGATGTGTGCTGTAAATGAG aaGATAAACCGTGTTGTCTTTGTTGGTAACTTTTTACGTGTGAATACGTTGTCGATGAAGCTTTTGGCATATGCACTGGATTACTGGTCCAAAGGCCAGTTGAAGGCTTTGTTCCTAGAACATGAG GGATACTTTGGAGCAGTTGGTGCCCTCCTTGGATTGCCAAATTTCAGCTGA